One Spinacia oleracea cultivar Varoflay chromosome 4, BTI_SOV_V1, whole genome shotgun sequence DNA segment encodes these proteins:
- the LOC110790422 gene encoding IQ domain-containing protein IQM2, which translates to MGISFSVSCPFSNDLESGLQSIIVKSVSLGDDEVKTPKRSISFKAQDDSEPLILKKSFNGGGSSGKMIVEGSISFKQRESNTLISITPNPNPNPSSSLEEDLELDYQLLKSSNVSAHFGSPKDEAAVKLQKVYKSFRTRRKLADCAVLVEQSWWKLLDFAELKHSSISFFDMEHHETAISRWSRAKTRAAKVGKGLSKNGKAQKLALQHWLEAIDPRHRYGHNLHFYYTKWLESQSREPFFYWLDIGEGKEVNTERCSRLKLQQQCIKYLGPMERMAYEVTIENGKFVHKETGELLDTSSEPNAKWIFVLSTSKNLYVGKKKKGTFQHSSFLAGGATLAAGRLVVENGVLQAVWPHSGHYRPTPENFQEFISFLKEYNVDLTDVKLDPVDEDEQQLGKQRSSLHLRNNSEEEVVVEDAVENNNCVNMDAEKPDVLEQENAVAAVTVDHPTRNYSSRFSSKLTNLEIPRRDELLLTMQSEHLATTTTTKLSVDNLVEDNGYDSASEEGSATEQDELTESQRILVEEDEEEVIPAETILQRINSHKEMKSYQLGKQLSCRWTTGAGPRIGCVRDYPSGLQFRALEQVNLSPRSSCAIMGRSLFSPGCGSSKSSTPIAIVSRSVGHCRVQLSPLCKGGGKRTL; encoded by the exons ATGGGCATATCATTTTCAGTTTCATGTCCATTTTCCAACGATTTAGAAAGTGGGTTGCAATCCATCATTGTCAAATCTGTAAGTTTAGGTGATGATGAAGTCAAGACACCTAAAAGGTCAATTAGTTTCAAAGCTCAAGACGATTCTGAGCCATTGATTCTTAAAAAGTCCTTTAATGGTGGTGGTTCTTCTGGTAAAATGATTGTTGAAGGATCTATCAGCTTTAAACAAAGAGAATCCAACACATTGATCTCCATTAcccctaaccctaaccctaacccttCTTCTTCCTTAGAAGAGGATTTGGAGTTGGATTACCAGTTACTGAAATCGAGTAATGTGTCTGCACATTTTGGCAGTCCTAAAGATGAGGCTGCAGTTAAGTTGCAGAAAGTTTATAAAAGCTTCAGAACAAGGAGGAAGTTAGCAGATTGTGCTGTACTTGTTGAGCAAAGTTGGTGGAAACTGTTGGATTTTGCTGAGTTAAAACATAGTTCTATATCTTTTTTCGATATGGAACATCATGAAACTGCTATTTCACGTTGGTCTAGAGCTAAAACAAGAGCTGCTAAAGTTGGTAAAGGTTTGTCCAAGAATGGCAAAGCTCAGAAACTCGCATTACAGCATTGGTTAGAAGCT ATTGACCCACGACATCGGTATGGACACAATCTTCACTTCTATTATACCAAATGGCTTGAGTCTCAGAGTAGAGAACCCTTCTTTTACTG GCTTGATATTGGTGAAGGGAAAGAGGTGAATACAGAAAGATGTTCAAGGTTGAAACTTCAGCAACAATGCATCAAATATCTTGGCCCG ATGGAAAGAATGGCATATGAAGTAACCATTGAGAACGGAAAGTTTGTCCACAAAGAAACCGGTGAACTCCTTGACACCTCATCTGAGCCGAATGCTAAATGGATATTCGTGTTGAGTACATCGAAAAACTTGTATGTTGGAAAGAAGAAGAAAGGCACATTTCAGCACTCTAGCTTCTTGGCTGGTGGTGCTACATTGGCTGCTGGGAGACTAGTTGTTGAGAATGGTGTTTTACAGGCAGTATGGCCTCACAGTGGTCATTATAGGCCGACTCCTGAAAATTTTCAAGAGTTTATCTCCTTCCTTAAAGAATATAATGTTGATCTTACTGATGTTAAG TTGGATCCAGTTGATGAGGATGAACAACAGTTAGGGAAGCAAAGGAGTAGTCTTCATTTGAGAAACAACTCAGAGGAAGAAGTTGTGGTTGAAGATGCAGTTGAAAACAACAACTGTGTCAATATGGATGCAGAAAAACCTGATGTATTAGAACAGGAGAATGCAGTAGCTGCAGTTACAGTTGATCATCCTACTCGAAACTATTCTTCCCGGTTCAGTAGTAAATTAACCAACCTTGAAATACCTAGAAGAGATGAGTTGCTTCTGACAATGCAGAGTGAACACCTagctactactactactaccaaACTTAGTGTAGATAATTTAGTTGAGGATAATGGTTATGATTCAGCTTCAGAAGAAGGATCAGCAACTGAACAGGATGAACTAACTGAATCACAACGTATTTTggtggaagaagatgaagaagaagttATCCCGGCAGAAACAATCTTGCAGAGAATAAACTCGCATAAAGAAATGAAGTCTTATCAGCTCGGGAAGCAACTTTCGTGTAGATGGACAACAGGAGCAGGTCCGAGGATAGGGTGTGTAAGAGATTACCCATCCGGACTTCAATTCCGGGCTTTAGAACAAGTGAATTTGTCTCCAAGAAGTTCTTGTGCAATAATGGGAAGATCATTGTTTTCACCCGGGTGTGGAAGTTCAAAGTCATCAACACCGATAGCCATAGTATCGAGAAGTGTTGGGCACTGCAGAGTGCAATTGTCACCTCTGTGCAAAGGAGGAGGAAAACGTACATTGTAG